The Triticum aestivum cultivar Chinese Spring chromosome 7B, IWGSC CS RefSeq v2.1, whole genome shotgun sequence genome window below encodes:
- the LOC123156239 gene encoding THO complex subunit 4D isoform X2: protein MEAALNMSLDDMIKNRSGRGRGRGRGQRVGRGRGDGQRSGRGDGQRLGRGLGRGRGAGTFRGRGVPSQRPLGVNTRSSSYAIAKSFNKTKDFAWTHDRFEDSMVAAGLPGIETGTKLYVSNLHYGVTKEDLQELFSEMGHLKNCIVHYDNNRHPTGSAEVIFTRRSEAVQALKRYNNVRLDGKEMKIEMIGANLGLAAAPAPRVNVVSGARGRGQREVVMWKRNNGFAQRGGSVRGRGRGRGRSSFGRGRGRGVYVRKGSVKSADQLDKELDTYHSGAMNVD from the exons ATGGAGGCAGCTTTGAATATGTCACTCGATGATATGATTAAGAACAGAAGTGGGaggggaagaggaaggggaaggggacAAAGGGTTGGTCGAGGCCGAGGTGATGGCCAAAGGTCAGGCAGAGGTGATGGCCAAAGGCTAGGCCGTGGTTTAGGCCGTGGACGCGGTGCTGGAACCTTCCGTGGAAGGGGAGTGCCTTCCCAAAGGCCACTTGGTGTCAATACTCGCTCGTCATCGTATGCTATTGCCAAG TCATTcaacaaaacaaaggattttgcATGGACACATGATCGGTTTGAGGATAGCATGGTGGCTGCTGGACTTCCTGGGATAGAAACTGGTACCAAGTTGTATGTGTCAAACTTGCACTACGGAGTGACAAAGGAAGATTTACAG GAACTTTTCTCTGAAATGGGTCATTTGAAGAACTGCATTGTTCATTATGACAATAATAGACACCCAACT GGTTCAGCTGAGGTGATATTCACTAGGAGGAGTGAAGCTGTCCAAGCATTGAAACGATATAATAATGTACGCCTTGATGGGAAAGAAATGAAGATCGAAATGATTGGAGCAAATTTGGGTTTGGCTGCTGCTCCTGCACCTCGTGTTAATGTTGTTTCAGGCGCAAGAGGAAGAGGACAGAGAGAAGTTGTGAT GTGGAAGCGCAACAACGGTTTTGCTCAGAGAGGAGGATCGGTccgtgggcgtgggcgtgggcgtggcCGTAGCAGCTTTGGTCGAGGTCGTGGACGTGGTGTCTACGTACGGAAGGGGTCGGTGAAATCAGCTGACCAATTGGACAAGGAGCTGGACACCTATCATTCTGGAGCAATGAATGTCGACTAA
- the LOC123156239 gene encoding THO complex subunit 4D isoform X1, producing the protein MEAALNMSLDDMIKNRSGRGRGRGRGQRVGRGRGDGQRSGRGDGQRLGRGLGRGRGAGTFRGRGVPSQRPLGVNTRSSSYAIAKSFNKTKDFAWTHDRFEDSMVAAGLPGIETGTKLYVSNLHYGVTKEDLQELFSEMGHLKNCIVHYDNNRHPTGSAEVIFTRRSEAVQALKRYNNVRLDGKEMKIEMIGANLGLAAAPAPRVNVVSGARGRGQREVVMSRPNGFGRGVTDSSSFLPGWKRNNGFAQRGGSVRGRGRGRGRSSFGRGRGRGVYVRKGSVKSADQLDKELDTYHSGAMNVD; encoded by the exons ATGGAGGCAGCTTTGAATATGTCACTCGATGATATGATTAAGAACAGAAGTGGGaggggaagaggaaggggaaggggacAAAGGGTTGGTCGAGGCCGAGGTGATGGCCAAAGGTCAGGCAGAGGTGATGGCCAAAGGCTAGGCCGTGGTTTAGGCCGTGGACGCGGTGCTGGAACCTTCCGTGGAAGGGGAGTGCCTTCCCAAAGGCCACTTGGTGTCAATACTCGCTCGTCATCGTATGCTATTGCCAAG TCATTcaacaaaacaaaggattttgcATGGACACATGATCGGTTTGAGGATAGCATGGTGGCTGCTGGACTTCCTGGGATAGAAACTGGTACCAAGTTGTATGTGTCAAACTTGCACTACGGAGTGACAAAGGAAGATTTACAG GAACTTTTCTCTGAAATGGGTCATTTGAAGAACTGCATTGTTCATTATGACAATAATAGACACCCAACT GGTTCAGCTGAGGTGATATTCACTAGGAGGAGTGAAGCTGTCCAAGCATTGAAACGATATAATAATGTACGCCTTGATGGGAAAGAAATGAAGATCGAAATGATTGGAGCAAATTTGGGTTTGGCTGCTGCTCCTGCACCTCGTGTTAATGTTGTTTCAGGCGCAAGAGGAAGAGGACAGAGAGAAGTTGTGAT GTCCCGTCCAAATGGGTTTGGTCGAGGTGTGACTGACTCATCTAGTTTTCTTCCTGG GTGGAAGCGCAACAACGGTTTTGCTCAGAGAGGAGGATCGGTccgtgggcgtgggcgtgggcgtggcCGTAGCAGCTTTGGTCGAGGTCGTGGACGTGGTGTCTACGTACGGAAGGGGTCGGTGAAATCAGCTGACCAATTGGACAAGGAGCTGGACACCTATCATTCTGGAGCAATGAATGTCGACTAA